A region of Equus przewalskii isolate Varuska chromosome 29, EquPr2, whole genome shotgun sequence DNA encodes the following proteins:
- the TRABD gene encoding traB domain-containing protein isoform X1, with the protein MEGEEEQPPREADTEPVVMSGASDVVPRVLSGEPQNLSDVDAFNLLLEMKLKRRRERPNLPRTVTELVAEDGSRVYVVGTAHFSDDSKKDVVKTIREVQPDVVVVELCQYRVSMLKMDESTLLREAKEISLEKLQQAVRQNGVMSGLMQMLLLKVSAHITEQLGMAPGGEFREAFKEASKVPFCKFHLGDRPIPVTFKRAIAALSFWQKVKLAWGLCFLSDPISKDDVERCKQKDLLEQMMAEMIGEFPDLHRTIVSERDVYLTYMLRQAARRLELPRSSDAEPRKCVPSVVVGVVGMGHVPGIEKNWTTDLNIQEIMTVPPPSVSGRVSRLAVKAAFLGLLGYGLYWMGRRAASLVLSLPAAQYCLQRASAAWPHK; encoded by the exons atggagggggaggaggagcagccacCTCGGGAG GCTGACACGGAACCTGTTGTGATGTCGGGGGCCTCAGACGTGGTGCCCAGGGTCCTTTCTGGAGAACCCCAGAACCTGT CTGACGTGGATGCTTTCAACCTGCTCCTGGAGATGAAGCTGAAGAGGCGGCGAGAACGGCCCAACCTACCGCGCACCGTGACAGAGCTGGTCGCCGAGGATGGGAGCAGGGTGTACGTGGTGGGTACAGCCCACTTCAGTGATGACAGCAAGAAGGACGTGGTGAAG ACCATCCGAGAAGTGCAGCCTGATGTGGTAGTCGTGGAGCTCTGCCAGTACCGCGTGTCCATGCTAAAGATGGACGAGAGCACGCTGCTGCGGGAGGCCAAGGAGATCAgcctggagaagctgcagcaggcTGTGAGGCAG AATGGGGTCATGTCTGGACTCatgcagatgctgctgctgaAGGTGTCGGCCCACATCACCGAGCAGCTGGGCATGGCTCCTGGTGGCGAGTTCAGGGAGGCCTTCAAGGAG gccAGCAAGGTGCCTTTCTGCAAGTTCCACCTGGGCGACCGGCCCATCCCGGTCACCTTCAAGAGAGCCATCGCTGCACTCTCCTTCTGGCAGAAGGTCAAGTTGGCCTGGGGCCTGTGTTTCCTGTCCGATCCTATCAG CAAGGATGACGTGGAGCGGTGCAAGCAGAAGGACCTGCTGGAGCAGATGATGGCGGAGATGATCGGCGAGTTCCCCGACCTGCACCGTACCATTGTCTCAGAGCGCGACGTCTACCTGACCTACATGCTGAGGCAGGCCGCCCGGCGCCTCGAGCTGCCACGCTCCTCTGACG CCGAGCCCAGGAAGTGCGTGCCTTCTGTGGTGGTGGGCGTCGTGGGCATGGGCCACGTCCCCGGCATCGAGAAGAACTGGACCACTGACCTCAACATTCAGGAGATCATGAC cGTGCCCCCGCCGTCCGTCTCCGGCAGAGTGTCCCGGCTGGCTGTGAAGGCTGCCTTCTTAGGCCTGCTGGGCTATGGCCTGTACTGGATGGGGCGCCGTGCCGCCAGCCTGGTCCTGTCACTGCCCGCCGCCCAGTACTGCCTGCAGAGGGCGTCCGCAGCCTGGCCGCACAAGTAG
- the TRABD gene encoding traB domain-containing protein isoform X2, with protein sequence MSGASDVVPRVLSGEPQNLSDVDAFNLLLEMKLKRRRERPNLPRTVTELVAEDGSRVYVVGTAHFSDDSKKDVVKTIREVQPDVVVVELCQYRVSMLKMDESTLLREAKEISLEKLQQAVRQNGVMSGLMQMLLLKVSAHITEQLGMAPGGEFREAFKEASKVPFCKFHLGDRPIPVTFKRAIAALSFWQKVKLAWGLCFLSDPISKDDVERCKQKDLLEQMMAEMIGEFPDLHRTIVSERDVYLTYMLRQAARRLELPRSSDAEPRKCVPSVVVGVVGMGHVPGIEKNWTTDLNIQEIMTVPPPSVSGRVSRLAVKAAFLGLLGYGLYWMGRRAASLVLSLPAAQYCLQRASAAWPHK encoded by the exons ATGTCGGGGGCCTCAGACGTGGTGCCCAGGGTCCTTTCTGGAGAACCCCAGAACCTGT CTGACGTGGATGCTTTCAACCTGCTCCTGGAGATGAAGCTGAAGAGGCGGCGAGAACGGCCCAACCTACCGCGCACCGTGACAGAGCTGGTCGCCGAGGATGGGAGCAGGGTGTACGTGGTGGGTACAGCCCACTTCAGTGATGACAGCAAGAAGGACGTGGTGAAG ACCATCCGAGAAGTGCAGCCTGATGTGGTAGTCGTGGAGCTCTGCCAGTACCGCGTGTCCATGCTAAAGATGGACGAGAGCACGCTGCTGCGGGAGGCCAAGGAGATCAgcctggagaagctgcagcaggcTGTGAGGCAG AATGGGGTCATGTCTGGACTCatgcagatgctgctgctgaAGGTGTCGGCCCACATCACCGAGCAGCTGGGCATGGCTCCTGGTGGCGAGTTCAGGGAGGCCTTCAAGGAG gccAGCAAGGTGCCTTTCTGCAAGTTCCACCTGGGCGACCGGCCCATCCCGGTCACCTTCAAGAGAGCCATCGCTGCACTCTCCTTCTGGCAGAAGGTCAAGTTGGCCTGGGGCCTGTGTTTCCTGTCCGATCCTATCAG CAAGGATGACGTGGAGCGGTGCAAGCAGAAGGACCTGCTGGAGCAGATGATGGCGGAGATGATCGGCGAGTTCCCCGACCTGCACCGTACCATTGTCTCAGAGCGCGACGTCTACCTGACCTACATGCTGAGGCAGGCCGCCCGGCGCCTCGAGCTGCCACGCTCCTCTGACG CCGAGCCCAGGAAGTGCGTGCCTTCTGTGGTGGTGGGCGTCGTGGGCATGGGCCACGTCCCCGGCATCGAGAAGAACTGGACCACTGACCTCAACATTCAGGAGATCATGAC cGTGCCCCCGCCGTCCGTCTCCGGCAGAGTGTCCCGGCTGGCTGTGAAGGCTGCCTTCTTAGGCCTGCTGGGCTATGGCCTGTACTGGATGGGGCGCCGTGCCGCCAGCCTGGTCCTGTCACTGCCCGCCGCCCAGTACTGCCTGCAGAGGGCGTCCGCAGCCTGGCCGCACAAGTAG